A single region of the Marmota flaviventris isolate mMarFla1 chromosome 10, mMarFla1.hap1, whole genome shotgun sequence genome encodes:
- the Or6y1 gene encoding olfactory receptor 6Y1: MITRILEVDNRTMTTYFILLGFPTRPAFQLLLFSVFLAAYLLTLLENLLIILAIRSDGQLHKPMYFFLSHLSFLEMWYVTVISPKMLVDFLSHDKSISFNGCMTQLYFFVTFVCTEYILLAVMAFDRYVAICNPLRYRVIMTDQLCGTLAGGCWLCGLVTAMIKMVFIARLHYCGTPQINHYFCDISPLLNVSCEDSSQAELVDFFLALMVIAVPLGVVVASYATILTAILKIPSAQGRQKAFSTCASHLTVVTLFYSTTLFTYARPKLMYAYNSNKVVSVLYTVIVPLLNPIIYCLRNREVKAALKKTVLCKGSGPKEEGD, from the coding sequence ATGATCACCAGGATTCTGGAAGTGGATAATCGAACCATGACCACGTATTTCATTCTTCTGGGATTTCCAACTCGACCAGCTTTCCAGCTTCTCCTGTTCTCTGTCTTCCTGGCAGCCTACCTGCTGACTCTGCTGGAGAACCTTCTTATCATCCTAGCCATTCGCAGTGATGGGCAGCTGCACAAGCCCATGTACTTCTTTCTGAGCCACCTCTCCTTCCTGGAGATGTGGTATGTCACAGTCATCAGTCCCAAGATGCTGGTGGACTTCCTCAGCCATGACAAGAGCATTTCCTTCAACGGCTGCATGACTCAGCTCTACTTCTTTGTGACCTTTGTCTGCACTGAGTACATACTCCTCGCAGTCATGGCCTTCGACCGCTACGTGGCCATTTGTAATCCCCTCCGTTACCGGGTCATAATGACCGACCAGCTTTGTGGTACACTGGCCGGAGGGTGCTGGCTGTGTGGACTCGTGACAGCCATGATTAAAATGGTTTTCATAGCCCGGCTCCACTACTGTGGCACACCTCAGATCAATCACTACTTTTGTGATATCTCTCCACTCCTCAATGTCTCCTGTGAGGACTCCTCCCAGGCTGAACTGGTGGACTTCTTCTTGGCACTCATGGTCATTGCGGTTCCCCTGGGTGTGGTTGTGGCATCTTATGCCACCATCCTCACTGCCATCCTCAAGATCCCTTCCGCTCAGGGTCGCCaaaaagccttctccacctgtgcctcTCACCTGACCGTTGTTACTCTTTTCTACTCCACCACCCTGTTCACCTATGCCCGCCCCAAGCTCATGTATGCCTATAACTCCAACAAAGTGGTGTCTGTTCTCTACACGGTCATTGTCCCACTTTTAAACCCCATCATTTACTGTCTGAGGAACCGTGAAGTGAAGGCCGCGCTCAAAAAGACCGTACTTTGCAAAGGAAGTGGGCCAAAGGAAGAGGGAGATTGA